The DNA region AGGTCTTGACGAGAGCCTGTGGTAGCGTCCGGGCGGGCAATTTGGCGACGACGTCCCGACCACGCCTGATCCAGCGCACCAGAGCCTCATCTGCCTCAATGCCGGGCGGATCGACAAGCACAAACCCGCGTGGCCTGCGCCCACCGGTCATCTCCATCGGGCCTACATGCTCCTCGGTCAGGGCAGCATCATAGCCGTCCCGCCCGACCCGAACCATCAGCGCATCGCCGGTAACCCCGCAACACATGTGATCGCCGACCATGAAGCAAAGCGCCCCCATCATCTTCTGGTCCCGCAGATCGTCCACATCCGACAGGGCGTGTCGGACGCGGGCGGCAAGGGCGTTATCATAGGCCATTCCGGGCTATTCCTTCTCGGCGGCGATGATCTCCTGAAGCCGCGCAAGGCTGGTTTCCCACCCGGCGCGGGTCTTTTCGCACACATCTGCATTGGGCAGGCCGCTGTGGCGCAGGGTCAGGTGCACGCCGCCCGGTTGCGGGGTCAGGTCGTAGGTTAGCAGTGCAGGCTCGAATGGGGCGCCAACGGGCGTCCAGGTCTGTGCAAGCCTGCGTGGGTCCTCGACGGTGACGAATTCCCCTTCCAGTTGATAGGGCTGTCCGCCGCCAATTCCGGCAGCGGCCCACCGACCGCCTTCGCGGACATCGCCGCTCCAGTCTTCGGTGTTGAAGACGCCCGGCCGGACCCACCAGGTGCAGATTTCCTTCGTCGTGATCGCCCGGAACAGGCGTTCGGGCGTGGTGCCGAACAGGGCGGAGGCTTCAACCTCCCCGGTCGTGGGGTCTGTGGTCGCGGTGACCCCGCCATGGGGCGCGCGGGTCTGGGCATCTGTCATGGTCGGTCTCCTCTTGGTCATTGATTATAGGTTAGCGGGGGTGGTACGTTTTCGTAAATACGGACAAAAACGATAGTATGGAGATTTGCCGTGGCGCTGGATGACGACACCAATCGGGGACCGGGCGTGTCCCTTCTGACCGGGCTCGACATGAGCCATATCACGCTGTGCCCGGCCATCGCGTTCAACAAGATCGTCGGCGGGCGCTACAAGCTGCACATCCTCTGCGTCCTGCATCGCGGCCCGCTGCGCTTCGGCGAGATTGGGCGGTCGCTGGTCAAAGGGGGCCTCGGCAAGCCGGTGACGCCGCGAATTCTGAGCCGGGAGCTGAAGGATATGACCGAACTGGGCCTGCTCGACCGCAAGGAGTATCCGGTTGTGCCCAAGAAGGTCGAATACGCGCTCGGCCCGCGCGGTAAGGCCCTTCTGCCGATCCTGTCGGAGATCGTCCGTTGGGGCGCGACGGGCGTTCATGAGGACATGCTTGAGGTGTCGCAAAGCCGACATTAGCCGCGCGGCAGCGACGTCGCGGTAAGGGCTCCGACCGGCACATCGCCGTCGCCGCCCCGCTCTATTGCCCGGCCGCACGATCCCGCCTACCCTCGCGCCCATGTCCCCACCTTTCAAAATCCGCGCCTTGGGAGAGATTGCCATTCGGTGCGATGATCTCGCGCGGATGGCGGCGTTTTACGGGGACATCCTTGGACTGGAACGGATGGTGGGCAGCGCTGCTCCCAACATCGTGTTCTTTCGCATCGCGGAGGGGTTTGGCGGGCACACGCAGATTCTGGCGCTGTTTGAAAAGGACGCGCAGGGGCCTGTCACCGGTGCCGCGTCGTCCCTGCACCACATTGCGCTGACGGTCCGCTACGCCGATCAGGACGCCATCATGGCGTGGTATGAGGAACAGGGGCTGACCTACCGGGTGGAGCATTTCGGTTGGGTCGGCTGGCGCGGGGTGTTCACCACGGACCCCGAGGGCAACACCGTGGAACTGGTCGCCTATGACGCCAGCCTGAAGGACGCCTAAACAGCGGCTTTGCGCATCTCGTCCAGGTAGATGTCGCGCAGGCGTGCGGTGACGTGGCCGGGGGTGCCGGTGCCCACGGCCTCTCCGTCGATCTCCACCACGGGCATGACGAAGGTGGTGGCCGACGTCACGAACGCCTCATCGGCGGCCTTGGCTTCGTCCATCGTGAATGGGCGTTCCTCCACCTTCATCTGCGCCTCTTCCGCCATCCGCAGAACGGCGGCGCGGGTGATGCCGCTGAGGATCTCATGGCCCAGATTGCGCGTGATGATCGTGTTGCCTTTCACGATATAGGCGTTGTTCGACGTGCCCTCCGTCACCATTCCGTCCTCCACCATCCAGGCATCATGGGCGCCCGCGGCCTTCGCGGCCATCTTGCCCATAGAGGGATAGAGCAGCTGCACCGTCTTGATATCGCGACGGCCCCAGCGCTGATCTTCGATGGAGATCACCTTCATGCCGGTCTGTGCCATCGGGTTACCGGCAAGGCCGGGCTTGTTCTGGGTGAACAGCACGATGGTCGGGGGGGTGTCGTCCGCAGGATAAACGAAGTCGCGATCCGCCGCGCCGCGCGTGACTTGCAGATAGATCAGGCCTTCGGTGATGTCGTTGGCGCGGACAAGCTCCCGGTGGATCTCCAGCAGCTCGTCTTCCGTGGTGGGGTTGGCCATGTCCAGCTCATCAAGGGAGCGTTGCAGGCGACGCGCGTGGCCGTCGAAGTCGATCAGCTTGCCGTCCAACACGCTTGTGACCTCATAGACGCCGTCTGCGAACAGGAACCCACGGTCAAAGATCGAGATGGTGGCGTCCTGCTCGGGCAGATACTGGCCGTTCACATATACAGTGCGGGTCATAGGTGCATTCCTTCTGCGGCTGTTCCCACCGGATTAGAGGCGGTTGAGGATCCGTTCAATGGCCCATTCGACGCGGGCTGTGGAATAGGCGTGGCTGCCGCTGAACATGCACAGATCAAGGACCGTGCCCTCCGCGTTTTCGCGCAGGAAACAGGTCAGGCCCTCGGGCATTTCCTGCAAGGTGGCCTCGGGCTGTGCGCCGTGGTCGGCGTACATGGCGAGCGCGTCGTAGACGTTGCCCTGGCGGGTGGGGCCAATCGCGCGGCCTTCCATGGGAACGACCGTATCGCCATCGCCGTGGATGTGGATCAGCGGCGCGGCGGGCGTGGGGCAGGTGGCGGGAATAGTCCGCCAGAAGGTGCCGGAATAGGGCACGAACCCCGCGAAGACATCGCCCATCTCGCAGGCGAGTGTCCATGTCATCATGCCGCCCGCGCTGAACCCGGTGGCGATCAGGCGGGATTGGTCGAGGTCAATGCGGGTGGCGACATCGGCGATGACGGCGTCCACATAGGCGGCCTCGGCGGCCTCGGCCTGCTGTGGGTTGCGGGGGCGGTAGGCGAGGTTCCAGTCATCGGCGTCCGCGTTCATCGCGATGAAGGCCATCCCAAGCCGGTCCGCCATGGCGCGCAGCGCGGCGTTGTTCATCGCACCGCCCGCGCTGCCGCGATAGCCGTGGGCGTGGAAGAAAGCGCCGACAGGGCCGGTGGTGTCGGCGGGCATGTAATAGCGGTAGGTGCGGTCATTGGCGACGGAGCAATCGGTGTCCGGGCCGCAGGCAAGGGCGGGGCTGGCGAGGAGGGCGAGGGCGGTGGCGAGGATCAGGCGCATGGGGGCTCCGGGATGACGTGTTTCGCGCGGGAGGGTGGAGGTTTGTTGTCCGGGATGCACGCCACTTCTGTGTGAGGTGATCTTGGATGGCGGTTTTTCGTCCGCTGCGCGGCCGACCGCCCCGGGGGCTTCGCCCCCAAAACTAAGGATGTATGAGGGCTTCGCCCCCAAAACCTAAGATGTGCGAGGGCTTCGCCCCAAGACCATGAACGTCAGTGGGCCCTGCCAAAATACAATGAACGTCAGGGGGCTCTGCCCCCTGGCCCCCGGAGTTGTATTGCCCAGATGAAAGAGCGGTCAGCCCCAGAGGGCGGCCTCCGGGGGATGGATTGTGGAGCCGTCGAATTTGAGCGGTGGGGTGCGGTCTTCGGCGAGGAGGAGGGGCCCATCGAGGTCCACGATCTCGGCCCCCTGGGCCACGAGCATGGCAGGGGCCATGGCGAGGGATGAGCCGACCATGCAGCCCACCATCACCGTGTACCCTTCGGCACGGGCGGCATCGCGAAGCGCGAGGGCTTCGGACAGGCCGCCGGTCTTGTCGAGCTTGATATTGACCATGTCGTATTTGCCCTTGAGGTCGGGCAGCGACGCGCGATCGTGACAGGATTCGTCCGCGCAGACGGGAAGGGGGCGGGCGATCTCGGACAGCATATCGTCCTGACCCGCGGGCAGGGGCTGTTCCACCATCTGCACGCCCAGGCGGAGGAGGTGGGGCGCGAGGTCCGTGTAGATTTCGGCCGTCCAGCCTTCATTGGCATCGACGATGATCGCGGCCTTGGGCGCGCCTGCGCGGACCGCTTCGAGGCGGGCCATATCATCGGCTGTGCCAAGTTTGATTTTCAGGAGCGGGCGCGCGGCATGTTTGGCCGCAGAGGCGCGCATCTTCTCGGGCGTGTCCAGCGATAGGGTGAAGGCCGAGGTGACGGGCTGAGGCACGGGCTGGCGGAGCATTTCCCAAACAGTCGTGGCGTTGCACTTGGCTTCGGCATCCAGAATGGCGCATTCGATGGCGTTCCGCGCAGCCCCGGGTGGAAAACGGGCGCTGTCGCCGTTGTCGATGTAGTCCTGGATCTGTGCCTCAACGCTATCGAGGGTCTCTCCGTAACGGGCGTAGGGCACGCATTCGCCCCGCCCCCGCCCACTGGCGCCTTGGTCGATTTCAAAGGTCAGCACTTCGGCATGGGTCTTTGACCCGCGAGAAATCGTGAACACTTCATCCAGCTTGAATTTGTCGCGCGTGATCTTGAACATCAGATCGCATCCAGCGCATCGCAGAGGCGGCCCGCGCCCTGGCGGAACGGATCGGCGGTGGGCAGGCCCATCCGCTTTTCGATATCGGCGAGGGTTTGCAGCGCCTCGTCCTCCCCCAAGGCCGCCGTGTTGACAGAGATGCCCACGACCTCGGCCTTGGGATTGGCGATCCGGGCCAGCGGCAGGGCGGTGTCGCGCAGCTGCTCCAGCGTCGGCAGGGCGTAATGGGGCAGGCCGCGCATATGGGTGCGGGTCGGCTCATGGGACAGGATCAGTGCATCGGGCTGGCCGCCGTGGATCAGCGCCATGGTGACGCCGGAGAAAGAGACGTGGTACAGGCTGCCCTGCCCTTCGATCATGTCCCAGTGGTCGTCGTCGTTGTCGGGCGTCAGCCATTCGACCGCACCGGCCATGAAGTCGGCAATCACGGCATCCAGCGGCACGCCGTCCCCGGTCACGAGGATGCCGGTCTGCCCGGTCGCCCGGAAGCTGGATTTCAGGCCACGGGCCTTCATTTCCTTATCCATGGCGAGGGCCGTATACATCTTGCCCGCCGAACAATCGGTGCCCACGGCCAGGCAGCGCTTGCCGGAGCGTTTCTTGCCATTGGCGATGGGGTAGGCGACGGAGGGGATGCGGACGTCATGCAGCTGGCGTCCGTATTCCTTGGCGACGGCGACCAGATCAGGTTCATCACTCAGCAGGTTGTGCAGGCCGGAGGCGATATCGAACCCCTCGGCCAGCGCCTCGATCAACACGCGCTTCCAGGCGGGCGAGATATAGCCGCCCTGGTTCGCGATCCCCACCACCAGCGTTTTTGCGCCGGAGGCCTTGGCGGCGGCGAGGTCCATATCGGCGACCTTCACATCGGCGTTGCAGCCCTCCATCCGAAACTGGCCGATGACATTCTCGGGCCGCCAGTCGCGGATGCCCTGGGCCACTTTCGCGGCCAGTTGATCCGGCGCGTCGCCCAGGAACAGAAGATATGGAGTCTCAATCATCGGATGGCCCTTCCCCGGATTCGCAATCGTCACGGCAAATTAACCGCGATCCGGCGCACGTACTGCGAAAAATGGGGCGTGCTTACGGCCAAGCGCGGGAGATCATCGCGCCAGTGCCGGGAAATGGCGCGGATTTGTGCGCAGAGCCTACGCCTTGGACAGCAATCCTGCGGGGCGGGTATCGGATTGGACGAAATCCACCGGGGCGGTGCGGGCCGTGGCGGTGTTGCGCTTGAAGTCGTAGCGCATCAGATCCCCATCCTCGGACGAGGCCATGATCAGGGCCTGATACAGGTGCTGCGCGCCGTCATAGATGTCGATCAGGCCGCGCAGACGTGGCGCTGTTTCGGTATCCAGCGCGAAGCCGTGATCGGACATTTCGATGATGGCAAACGCCTCATCCCCCACATGGACAGACCGTGTCGCACGCTTGCGCTTCCCCTGACGTCGGGCGGCGGCCAGTTGGTCGCGAATCTCTTTAGGCAGGTACTCAGACATCGGATCCTCCGACGAAGGTGGGGTCGAACGCCCAGCAAGGTGGCTGATCTTGATGTCAGGTCAATGACACAGCCGGTGCAAATTTCGGGCCTGTTCATGACGGTATACCATTGAAGACTAAGATTCCCTTACCCGCTTGACCTTATCCCCGATGCCGCGCCGCAGAGATCTTATACATGTATCTAGAAATAATCGGCCTGTGCATGGATGTGGAGGCTGCCCTGCGCCGCTCCGCCTGTACGGAACACACCCGGGGCCCTATCTCCGACTCAGCAAAAGGATGGAGATGACAATGGGCCTGCTGGTTGACGGAACATGGCAAGACACGTGGTATGACACCAAAAAATCCGGCGGCGCGTTCAAACGCCAGGCGGCGCAGTTTCGCAACTGGATCACGGCCGATGGCAGCGCGGGCCCCAGTGGCGAAGGCGGCTTCAAGGCGGAAAGCGGGCGCTACCACCTTTATGTCAGCCATGCCTGTCCCTGGGCCAATCGCACGCTGATCTTCCGCGCCCTCAAGGACCTTCAGGACCATATCGACATATCCGTCGTGCATCCTGATATGATGGGCGATGGATGGACCTTCGACACCAGCCACGACGGGGCCACCGGCGATACGCTCTACGGCCTGTCCTTCGCCCGTGACCTCTACACCAAGGCGCAGCCCGGCGTGACCACCCGTGTCACCGTCCCGATCCTTTGGGACACGCAGCGCGAAACCATCGTGTCCAACGAATCCGCGGAAATCATCCGCATGTTCAACACGGCCTTCAACGACATCACCGGGAATGCGGACGATTACTACCCCGAAGCGCTGCGCCCGCGCATCGATGACATCAATGGCCGCGTCTATTCAGACGTCAACAACGGCGTCTACAAATCCGGCTTCGCCACGTCGCAAGACGCCTATGATGGCGCGGTCCATGCGCTCTTCGATGCGCTCGACTGGCTGGAAGATATCCTCGCCGACAACCGCTACCTCACCGGCGATACAATAACCGAGGCCGATTGGCGGCTCTTCACCACGCTGGTGCGGTTTGATCCGGTCTACCACCTGCATTTCAAGTGCAACCGCAAGCGGATTGTCGATTACCCCAACCTTTGGGCCTATACGCGTGAACTGTACCAATGGCCGGGCGTCGCGGATCAGATCAACTTCGACCACATCGTGCGTCACTACCATTACAGCCACGAGAGTATTAACCCCCACCGGATCATCCCAATCAACCCGCAGATCGACTGGACCGCGCCCCATGGTCGCTCTGATCGGTGAAGCGGATTGCGGGCGGCGTAATTTCGGGTATCAAAAGGGGTCATGAACGTCCCGTTTCCAAAACGCGACCACGGGGGTGGTCTGGATGCCGCAGCCGCTGAATATGGCGGTGATCTGGAGGCGTGGCTGGATCTGTCGACCGGCATCAACCCCAACGCCTATCCGGTGGGGCAATTGCCGCAGGACATCTGGGGTCGCCTGCCCGATGAAGGCGCGATGGCGCGGTTGCTGGACGCCGCGCGCAGCTTCTGGTCGGTCCCCGATGGGGTGGAGGTCATTGCCGCCGCCGGGGCCTCTCCGCTGATCGCGCGGATGCCGGATATGACGGCCTTCTCGGGCGCGTATATCCCGGTGCCCACCTATAACGAATACGCGGCGGCCTTTGCGGCGCGGGGGCGGCTGAACGACCCGCTGAACCCCCAAAATCCCGTGCATGTCTACGTACATCCCAACAATCCTGATGGGCGCATGTGGCCGGGATCGGTCATTGGCGGGCGGCCCCTGACGATCATCGACGAAAGTTTCTGCGATACCGTCCCGGACAAGACCCACATGGCCCGCGCGGCAGAGCCCGGGGTGATTATCCTCAAGAGTTTCGGCAAATTCTGGGGTCTCGCGGGCCTGCGCCTTGGGTTCGCGATTGCAGCGCCCGAGACGTTTGCGCGGTCGTCGTCATCCGCGTCGTTGCAGGAGCTGATGGGGCCGTGGTCCGTCTCCGGCCCCGCGCTGGAGATCGGGGCGCGTGCCTTGCAGGACCACGCCTGGGCCGAGGCGACGCGGGTGCGTCTGGGTCACGATGCCGCCCGGCTCGATGATATGCTGCTATCCGCTGGGGCGGAGATCGTGGGCGGCACGACGCTGTTTCGCACCTATGCATGGGAGCAGGGGGCAGAGGTCTGGCAAAAACGTCTGGCCGAGCATCGCATCTGGTCACGCATTTTCCCCTATTCCACCAATTGGATGCGCCTGGGTCTTCCCGCCACGGATGAGGATTGGGCGCGCCTGGACGCGGCCCTTTGATCGCCACCGCTGGGTTGCTGTTTGCTGCGATGATCCTGGATGCGCTGGTGGGCGAGCCCCGGTGGCTGTGGTCCCGGATCCCGCATCCGATCGTGCTGATGGGGCGGTTGATCGACTGGTGCGATGCCACGTTCAATCGCGGGGCGCAGCGGCTCAACGGGGGTCTGGTCATGGCAGCACTTGGCCTGAGCGCATTGGGGTTGGGTTGGGTCATTGCCGCCCTGCCGCTCGGGTGGCTGTGGCAAATCCTGATCGCCGCGGTTTTGCTGGCGCAGAGGTCTTTGGTGGACCATGTGGCGGCGGTCGCTGTCGGTCTCCGCCGGTCGCTGGCGGACGGCAAGCGCGCCGTTGCGATGATCGTCGGGCGCGACACCGGGCCATTGGATGACGCCGCCGTGGCCCGCGCCGCGATTGAGAGTGCGGCAGAGAACATGTCCGATGGTGTCGTCGCGCCCGCATTCTGGTTTCTGGTCGGCGGGCTGCCCGGGTTATTGTTGTATAAGATCACGAACACGGCGGATTCGATGATCGGCCATCGCACGCCCCGGCACGAGGCCTTCGGATGGGCGGCGGCGCGGTTCGATGACGTGTTGAACTATGTCCCCGCGCGGCTGACGGCCTTGTTGATCGCACTCACCCACGGGTTTGACGCGCTGCGCTGTGCCTATCGCGACGGTCCCAAACATCGGTCGGTGAATGCGGGCTGGCCGGAGGCGGCGATGGCCTCCGCCCTCGGTCTGTCCTTGTCGGGCTCGCGCGCCTATGGCGGGGAGATGACAGAGGATCCGGCCCTGAACGCGACCGGGTCACGCGATGCCACCCCCGGCGATATAAAAGCGGCGATCCGCGTTCTGTGGCGCGTCTGGTGGGCGATGCTTGGCGGCAGCGTCATCTGCATCCTTCTCGGCGGGTGGGGGGCGCTGCTTCTTGCCACGGTTTTGCTTGCGCTCATCTGAACGGTTGCGAGCCGCGCCAACCACGCTAATCTCCCCCAAATCCATAAGTTATGAGGTTGTCCCCCCATGCGTTTTCTCGCCCCGCTTCTTTTGTCTCTTTCCATCGGCACGGCCGCCCATGCGCAGCAATGCGGCGGCGATTTCAACCAGTTTGTTCAGGGCCTGCGGGCGGAAGCCGCAGAGCGGGGCCATAGTCAGGAGGCTATCGACGGCTTCTTCCGCCACGCCAGCTATTATCAGCGCGCTCTGGATGCGGACCGGCGTCAGGGCATCTTCACCGTGCCCTTCACCGATTTCGCCCGCCGTCTGATCAGTCAGGGCCGCATGGACAATGGACGGCGCAACGCCGATCGTCAGGCCGCCACCTTCGCCGAGATTGAGCGGCGTTTCGGCGTATCCCAGGGCATTCTTCTGGCCTTCTGGGCGTTCGAGACGGATTACGGCGCGTTTCAGGGCGATTACAACACGCTCGACAGCCTCGTGACCCTCGCCCACGATTGCCGCCGGCCCGAGCTGTTCCGCCCCGAAGTGTTCGGCGCTCTGGAATTGTACGAGATGGGCGATTTCGACCCGGTGAACACCCAAGGCGCCTGGGCCGGGGAAATCGGCATGGTCCAGATGCTGCCCGAAGATATCGTCGCCCACGGCATTGACGGCGACGGCGACGGCCACGTCTACCTGCAAACCTCCGCGCCCGATGCGCTGATGTCGGGTGCCAACATCCTCTCGTCCCTCGGCTGGCGTCCCGGTGAGCCCTGGCTCGTCGAAATCACCGTTCCGCAGGATCTGGACTGGTATCAGACCGGCATCCACACCACCCGCTCCGTCGCCGACTGGCAGGCCGATGGTGTGGCGGGTCGCTCGGGCGCCCTGCCGATGCCAAACGCCCAGGCCTCGATCGTCCTGCCCCAAGGCCGCAATGGCCCCGCCTTCATGGCCTACCAGAACTTCAACGTCCTCTTTGAATGGAACCAGTCCTTCACCTACGTCCTGACCGCCGCCTATTTCGCAACCCGTCTGGAAGGTGCGCCGGTGTTTGACGCGCGCAACCCGGAACCGGGCCTGGGCGGGGACCAGATGCGCCGCCTCCAGACCGCCCTCCAGGCGCGGGGCTATGACGTGGGGCGCATCGACGGCATCCTCGGCGCTGGCACCCGGGCCGCCGTGCGGGAAGAACAGCGCCGCCTGGGCCTGCCCGCCGATGCCTGGCCCACCAGCGCCCTGTTAAACGCGCTGTAATCTTCAATACCGCGCAATTTGTCCGAAAACCGGTTCCCACTTTTCGGATCGCGCTCTGAATTAACCAGACGCTAACCAAACCACCCGATCCTGCTTGCCCCCCAACCGCAAGCAGGATCGCGCCCATGCACGACATCCACCACATCCCCCTCTCTGACATCGACGCCGATGCCCTCCCCCGGGACCGCATCTCCCTCGCGCCCTCAGCGCTGTCGGAACTGCAAGCCTCCATCGCGTCCCTCGGCCTCACCCACCCCATTGAGGTCTGGGCCAAGCACGATCCCTTACCCGACGCGCCCCGCCATGGCCTGATCTCCGGCCTGCGCCGCCTCACCGCCATGCGCGCGCTGGGCCACACCACCATTCCCGCCTTCATCCGCGCCCCCTCCGACATCGCCGAGGCCATGACCCGTATGGTCGCCGAGAATGAGATCCGCGCCGCCATTTCCCCCTGGGAGAAGGGCCGCCTTGTCACCGAAGCGGTGGCTGAGGGCCTCTTCCCCACCTTTGACGCCGCCACCGACAGCCTCTACCGCACGCTCGACCGCCACCGCCGCGCCCGCATCCGTGCCATGGCAGACGTCGTGGCCGAGATCGGCGACCACCTGCTCACATCGCCCGAGACCCTCAGTCAGAACCAGATCACCCGCATCGCCTTCGCCCTGCGTGCCGACCTCGGCCCCCTCATCACCACCGCCCTGCGCACCTCCAAACAGAAATCCCCCGACGCCCAATGGAAAACCCTCCTGCCGATTTTACTGGAAGCCGAAGAAACCGCCCGCACCCCCCGCGCGCCCCTCTACCGTGAAGGCCGCCCCCGCCGCATGGCCCAAGTGCGGTCCAAACTGCACATTAGACGCGAGAGAACCCCCGACGGCTGGTCCCTGCGGTTCACAGGCCCAGAGGCGACCGGGCCTTTGATGGAGGACATCATGGACCGCGTGGAAGGGGACTTTGGCCAGACCCGATGAAATCGGGTCGGGGTGCTGGCAAGCTCTTTTCAGCAGGAAGAGATGCCAGGAGGGGGGTGAATATCATTTGTGGTATGGGGCCAAATGAGTTCCTGAAACCAGTGTCACAGGGGTACAAGTGAAGAAACATCAGTGCTTTCGTTGACGTGAGCTCTATGCCTTGTAAGAATATACTTAGGTTTTTCATAAGGTGTATCGGCATTGGCAAAAACGAGGAGTTATTCTCTTTACCTAGTAAAATCTGATGTGGAAGATTTTGAGGATATTTTTAGTGAAAATGCTAGAGATAAAATTAAAGCTGGTGACGCTTCCTTAAGTGAATCTAGTGAGCTTGGTGACCAAGCAGTAGTTTACATTTTCCCCGGTCCACCGAAGCCTCCATC from Jannaschia sp. CCS1 includes:
- a CDS encoding ParB/RepB/Spo0J family partition protein; translation: MHDIHHIPLSDIDADALPRDRISLAPSALSELQASIASLGLTHPIEVWAKHDPLPDAPRHGLISGLRRLTAMRALGHTTIPAFIRAPSDIAEAMTRMVAENEIRAAISPWEKGRLVTEAVAEGLFPTFDAATDSLYRTLDRHRRARIRAMADVVAEIGDHLLTSPETLSQNQITRIAFALRADLGPLITTALRTSKQKSPDAQWKTLLPILLEAEETARTPRAPLYREGRPRRMAQVRSKLHIRRERTPDGWSLRFTGPEATGPLMEDIMDRVEGDFGQTR